A window of Chitinophagales bacterium contains these coding sequences:
- a CDS encoding MFS transporter, giving the protein MNQETKWSQFGTLITVFFFWGFVAASNSIFIPFCKKFFNLDQLQSQLIGSAFYGAYFYGSLILYVLSALVGFDLLNKIGYKKGIIYGLLISVVGALALALISTSAHPTFGMVLVAFFIIALGFSLQQTSAQPFAIALGSPETGAHRLNMAGGVNSFGTLLGPLAVSFMLFGSATSTKEATIGNIETVYFFLAGLFTLAAIIFAVAKLPKVTSDEHLEKSPKAMRVLLIIGLVFLPVLFADAIREQTGIPKSYVIYASLLVILSILFGSMFTAAKNKSGWGAMQYPQLVLGMIAIFVYVGVEVTIDNNFGAFLKRPEFGGYDEKHNSHLIALYWGSLMIGRWTGAVSVFNLSKRTKQWLVGLVPFLAFGIICLANYLKGNDISDYKYYPIMILLLVGANLYSQEKPVKLLTTVSIMAAAFILISLFTNGMVANYLIIACGLCCSVMWPCIFSLAVAGIGKYTSQGSSFLIMMILGGAIIPPAQGALIDLDLGTEVNGITTGPWTHMSYIVPLVCFAYLAWHAMKSKAELKKQGIDFDQQVSAGH; this is encoded by the coding sequence ATGAATCAGGAAACAAAATGGTCCCAGTTTGGTACCTTAATCACCGTCTTTTTCTTCTGGGGATTCGTAGCTGCCAGCAACAGTATTTTTATTCCCTTTTGTAAGAAATTCTTCAATCTGGATCAATTGCAATCGCAGTTGATAGGTTCTGCTTTTTACGGGGCCTATTTTTATGGTTCCCTGATTCTATATGTGCTCTCCGCCCTTGTTGGATTTGACCTGCTTAATAAGATCGGGTATAAGAAGGGGATCATATACGGACTTCTCATTTCGGTGGTTGGCGCCCTGGCGCTGGCACTTATCAGTACCTCCGCCCATCCTACTTTTGGAATGGTGCTTGTTGCATTTTTTATCATTGCCCTTGGGTTTTCGCTGCAACAGACATCCGCTCAGCCATTTGCCATTGCCCTTGGTTCGCCCGAAACAGGTGCTCACCGGTTGAATATGGCCGGTGGAGTCAATTCCTTTGGTACCCTTTTGGGACCTCTGGCCGTATCCTTTATGCTTTTTGGCTCGGCTACCTCCACAAAGGAGGCGACTATCGGCAATATAGAAACGGTTTATTTCTTTTTAGCCGGGTTGTTTACCCTGGCTGCCATCATATTTGCCGTGGCTAAATTGCCCAAAGTAACGAGTGATGAACATTTGGAGAAAAGTCCAAAGGCCATGCGTGTCTTGTTGATTATTGGTTTGGTATTCCTGCCGGTTCTTTTTGCCGACGCCATTCGTGAGCAGACCGGTATACCTAAATCCTATGTGATCTATGCCTCTTTACTGGTCATCCTTTCCATTCTGTTCGGATCAATGTTTACGGCCGCTAAGAACAAATCCGGCTGGGGCGCCATGCAATACCCACAGTTGGTACTTGGCATGATCGCCATCTTTGTATATGTTGGTGTAGAAGTGACCATTGACAATAATTTCGGAGCCTTTTTAAAGCGCCCTGAGTTTGGCGGGTATGATGAAAAACACAATTCCCACCTCATTGCCCTTTACTGGGGAAGTTTAATGATCGGCAGGTGGACCGGAGCCGTGAGTGTATTCAATTTAAGCAAACGGACCAAACAGTGGTTGGTTGGACTTGTCCCCTTCCTTGCCTTTGGTATCATTTGTCTGGCCAATTATCTGAAAGGGAACGATATTTCGGATTATAAATATTATCCGATCATGATCCTCTTACTGGTAGGTGCGAATTTATATTCACAGGAGAAACCCGTGAAATTGCTGACCACGGTTTCCATTATGGCCGCTGCCTTTATCCTGATCTCTCTCTTTACAAACGGGATGGTGGCTAACTATTTGATCATTGCCTGTGGTCTTTGCTGTTCTGTTATGTGGCCCTGTATCTTCTCACTGGCCGTTGCCGGTATTGGCAAATACACCAGCCAGGGTTCCTCTTTCCTTATCATGATGATCCTTGGTGGGGCTATCATCCCACCTGCACAGGGAGCGTTGATCGACCTGGATCTTGGTACTGAGGTAAACGGTATCACCACCGGTCCGTGGACACATATGTCTTATATTGTTCCCCTTGTTTGTTTTGCCTATCTCGCCTGGCATGCCATGAAGAGTAAAGCAGAATTGAAAAAGCAGGGTATTGATTTTGACCAGCAAGTATCTGCGGGTCATTAA
- a CDS encoding ROK family protein, with amino-acid sequence MINEQLAIGIDIGGTGTKFGIVDRNGNVLFSSELATRNHADIDSFISELHERLMELVEKAGGVGKFKGIGVGAPNGNFYTGTIEYAPNLPWKGIIPLAKKVQDKFHLPVTVTNDANAAAIGEMMYGAAKGMKDFVMITLGTGVGSGFVANGQLIYGHDGFAGELGHNIIIPDGRLHEGTGKRGSLESYASATGVTLTALEVLSKSTEDSLLRQVPAEEMSSKKVYEAAIQGDKLAKEIFEYTGRILGIALANTVMNFSPEAIILFGGLTKAGDLILKPTKEHMEANVIEVFHNKVKILISHLKESDAAILGASALVWDGTK; translated from the coding sequence ATGATCAATGAGCAGTTGGCGATCGGTATTGATATTGGCGGAACCGGAACCAAGTTTGGTATCGTGGACAGAAATGGAAATGTACTTTTCTCCAGTGAACTGGCTACCCGGAACCATGCCGACATCGATAGTTTTATCAGTGAGCTTCATGAGCGATTGATGGAATTAGTGGAAAAGGCCGGTGGTGTAGGAAAATTCAAAGGCATTGGTGTAGGTGCACCGAATGGAAATTTTTATACCGGCACCATTGAATATGCCCCCAACCTGCCCTGGAAAGGGATCATCCCGCTGGCCAAAAAGGTCCAGGATAAATTTCATCTGCCGGTTACCGTAACCAATGATGCCAATGCGGCTGCCATCGGCGAAATGATGTATGGCGCTGCCAAAGGCATGAAGGATTTTGTGATGATCACCCTCGGTACCGGTGTGGGTAGCGGATTTGTGGCCAACGGCCAATTGATCTATGGACATGATGGTTTTGCCGGAGAACTCGGTCACAATATCATCATCCCCGATGGTCGCCTGCATGAAGGCACAGGTAAACGGGGTTCACTGGAAAGTTATGCTTCTGCTACTGGGGTTACCCTTACCGCCCTTGAGGTATTGTCAAAAAGTACTGAGGATAGTCTGTTACGCCAGGTGCCAGCGGAAGAAATGAGTTCCAAAAAAGTATATGAAGCCGCTATCCAGGGAGATAAATTGGCCAAGGAGATTTTTGAATATACAGGCCGGATCCTTGGTATTGCCCTGGCGAATACGGTGATGAATTTCAGCCCCGAAGCCATTATTCTGTTTGGCGGACTCACCAAAGCTGGTGACCTTATTCTAAAACCCACCAAAGAACATATGGAAGCCAATGTGATCGAGGTATTCCATAATAAAGTAAAAATATTGATCAGTCACCTGAAAGAAAGTGATGCGGCTATTCTTGGCGCAAGTGCGTTGGTGTGGGATGGAACGAAGTAG
- a CDS encoding phosphodiester glycosidase family protein has product MKLLLLLLPFSILSIHSNAQLQWQNVTDQYNPLPNSVQVYKTESLVDGKPNIAYYLIADLKDKQLQFKTDTTYKRRLTPGEFYQKNEKALAVINTTFFSFQTHQNLNLIIKDKKLVAYNIHSLPGRGKDTLTWRHPLGSAIGIFKNRTADIAWTWTDSGSRKVLALQNPVPSLIRDSIKDTDFSFFAGTYTGWRKWKPIAAVGGGPVLVQNGEIMITNNEEGKFAGKAIDDKHPRSAMGYTADGKLVLLVVQGRMPGLAEGASLTQLAQMLKEIGCIEAMNLDGGGSSCLLINGKETIKPSDKEGQRAVPGVFLIVRRET; this is encoded by the coding sequence ATGAAACTCCTGTTGCTGCTATTACCATTTTCCATTCTGTCCATTCATTCCAATGCCCAGTTACAATGGCAAAACGTCACCGACCAATATAATCCGTTACCAAACTCCGTTCAGGTATATAAAACGGAATCATTGGTAGATGGCAAACCTAATATCGCCTATTACCTGATCGCTGATCTAAAAGATAAACAACTTCAATTCAAAACGGACACCACCTACAAGCGCCGACTCACCCCCGGAGAATTTTATCAAAAAAATGAAAAAGCCCTGGCGGTGATCAATACGACCTTCTTTTCCTTTCAAACCCATCAAAACCTTAACCTGATCATCAAAGACAAAAAACTGGTTGCCTATAATATCCACTCGCTGCCCGGAAGAGGCAAGGATACGTTGACCTGGCGTCACCCCTTGGGAAGCGCCATCGGTATTTTTAAAAACAGAACTGCGGATATAGCCTGGACCTGGACTGATTCGGGCAGCCGAAAAGTTTTGGCGCTTCAAAACCCTGTACCCTCCCTGATCAGGGATTCGATCAAGGATACAGATTTTTCATTTTTTGCCGGCACCTATACCGGGTGGCGTAAATGGAAACCAATCGCGGCAGTAGGAGGGGGTCCTGTTTTGGTCCAGAATGGGGAAATTATGATCACCAATAATGAAGAAGGGAAATTTGCCGGAAAAGCCATAGACGACAAACATCCACGCTCCGCAATGGGTTATACGGCCGATGGAAAATTAGTGTTGTTGGTCGTGCAGGGACGAATGCCCGGATTGGCCGAAGGAGCCAGCCTTACCCAACTTGCCCAAATGCTCAAAGAAATCGGTTGCATAGAAGCCATGAACCTGGATGGGGGAGGAAGTAGTTGCCTTTTGATAAACGGAAAAGAAACGATCAAACCTTCAGATAAGGAAGGACAGCGGGCCGTGCCGGGGGTGTTTTTGATCGTGAGACGTGAGACGTGA
- a CDS encoding gliding motility-associated C-terminal domain-containing protein, giving the protein MRKFTIITIGCLLLAFLDLKAQYILNGNAIRNSCNCYTLTNAVNTQSGSVWNANKIDLRQPFDFWFNVYLGCKDADGADGIVFMLQPISTSLGASGGGLGFAGVVPSVGILLDTWQNTEDNDPVFDHISIQANGVIGHGADLAGPVQASSVNGNIEDCQWHVLRISWDPVSQYLRSYFDGELRVETRTDLVATIFNNDPMVYWGFSAATGGSNNLQQFCTALNPVFSTSLGTTNTSCDLDPILFTSQSQSFGPIQSYYWNFGDGTSSTQQNPPPKIYSQPGIYETKLVITGLDGCVSDTLRKTIVIGSKPVADFNVEDTCAGDPPRITDLSSNSVGAINQWTWLLNGSAVSGVQQPQFFDLPAGNPELALVVRSVYGCESDTIRKNALLHPVPAFTTLTPDACLNELVSLSATRTEMAANITQWNWNLGDGTTANVQSPNHTYTRPGTFTLKTWALSDQGCLSDTVVNTLRILEAKAFAGNDTILLKDVPAMLHATGGSTYAWSPPIGLSNPGISNPVVTLQNDQEYELTVTTPEGCVDKDSIYITVFKGSAIYVPTGFTPNGDGLNDLLRPRFIGIAQVDFFTIYNRWGEQVYSTKQIGEGWDGRLKGLPQPVGTYVWILKAVDAVGQKYEMKGIFTLIR; this is encoded by the coding sequence ATGAGGAAATTCACGATCATCACGATAGGTTGCCTGTTGCTGGCCTTTTTGGACTTAAAGGCACAGTATATCCTCAATGGTAATGCGATCCGAAATTCCTGTAATTGCTATACACTAACCAATGCAGTGAATACCCAGAGTGGTAGTGTATGGAATGCCAATAAGATCGATCTTCGTCAACCCTTTGATTTTTGGTTCAATGTTTATCTGGGTTGTAAAGATGCAGATGGAGCCGATGGGATCGTCTTCATGCTTCAACCCATTAGTACCAGCCTCGGCGCCTCCGGAGGCGGACTCGGCTTTGCCGGCGTAGTACCTTCCGTGGGTATCCTGCTCGATACCTGGCAGAATACAGAAGACAATGACCCGGTATTTGATCACATCAGCATTCAGGCCAATGGTGTCATAGGACATGGTGCCGATCTCGCAGGGCCGGTACAAGCTTCTTCGGTCAACGGTAATATTGAAGACTGCCAGTGGCACGTTTTACGTATATCCTGGGATCCCGTTTCCCAGTATCTCCGTTCCTATTTTGATGGGGAGTTAAGAGTGGAAACCAGAACTGACCTTGTGGCTACAATTTTCAATAATGACCCGATGGTGTATTGGGGATTTAGTGCGGCTACCGGTGGTTCCAATAACCTGCAACAGTTTTGTACAGCACTAAACCCCGTTTTCTCTACCAGTCTCGGAACTACAAACACCAGTTGTGACCTGGATCCGATCCTTTTCACCAGCCAGTCACAATCCTTTGGCCCCATTCAATCCTATTACTGGAACTTTGGAGATGGCACCAGCAGTACCCAACAGAACCCACCGCCAAAAATCTATAGCCAGCCCGGAATCTATGAAACCAAACTGGTGATCACAGGATTGGATGGCTGTGTCAGCGATACGTTACGCAAAACGATCGTGATCGGTTCCAAACCTGTGGCCGATTTCAATGTAGAAGATACATGCGCAGGTGATCCACCTCGCATCACCGATCTTTCCTCCAATTCAGTTGGTGCCATCAACCAATGGACATGGCTGTTAAATGGCTCCGCGGTTTCCGGAGTACAGCAACCACAGTTCTTCGATCTCCCTGCCGGAAATCCGGAACTGGCGTTGGTGGTACGCTCGGTATACGGGTGCGAGTCTGATACCATCCGAAAAAATGCCCTGCTTCATCCCGTTCCGGCATTCACCACGCTTACTCCGGATGCTTGTTTGAATGAACTTGTATCACTTTCGGCCACACGTACTGAAATGGCCGCCAATATCACCCAATGGAATTGGAACCTGGGTGATGGCACTACCGCCAATGTTCAATCGCCCAACCATACATACACCAGGCCTGGAACATTTACCTTAAAGACATGGGCTTTATCTGATCAGGGATGCCTGTCGGATACAGTAGTCAATACCCTGCGTATACTGGAAGCTAAAGCCTTTGCCGGAAACGACACGATCCTCCTAAAGGATGTACCCGCCATGCTCCACGCTACAGGTGGATCGACCTATGCCTGGAGTCCACCGATCGGATTAAGTAACCCTGGTATTTCCAACCCGGTTGTAACACTCCAGAATGACCAGGAATATGAATTGACCGTAACTACCCCCGAAGGATGTGTTGATAAAGACTCGATCTATATCACCGTATTCAAAGGCTCCGCTATTTATGTTCCTACCGGATTCACTCCCAATGGTGACGGGTTAAATGATCTTCTGCGTCCACGTTTTATCGGTATCGCCCAGGTTGATTTCTTTACGATCTATAATCGATGGGGAGAACAGGTATATTCCACCAAACAGATCGGCGAAGGCTGGGATGGCCGTTTAAAAGGCCTGCCGCAACCCGTTGGCACCTATGTGTGGATTCTTAAAGCTGTTGATGCCGTTGGCCAGAAATATGAGATGAAAGGTATCTTCACCCTCATTCGCTAA
- the lipA gene encoding lipoyl synthase, with translation MTELPVSSATPAKPRVKKPDWLRVKLPLGDNYKHVRGLVDHHKLHTICESGNCPNMGECWGAGTATFMILGNICTRSCGFCAVATGRPEPVDWDEPQRVAEAIHLMKVKHAVITSVDRDEIPDGGSIIWYNTIKAVKTLNPDTTLETLIPDFKGQKENILRVAEAAPEVISHNIETVERLTRQVRIQAKYWRSMEVIKTLKEAGIRTKSGIMLGLGEKKEEVIQTLRDLRDNGCDVVTIGQYLQPTSRHLPVDRFVHPDEFAEYRDLGYEMGLDYVESGPLVRSSYHSEKHVFPEIGRREWEAGRL, from the coding sequence ATGACAGAACTACCCGTATCATCCGCCACCCCGGCGAAACCTAGGGTAAAGAAACCGGACTGGCTTCGGGTGAAACTACCTCTGGGAGATAATTACAAGCATGTTCGGGGGCTGGTGGACCATCATAAACTACACACCATTTGTGAAAGCGGCAATTGCCCCAATATGGGCGAATGCTGGGGTGCCGGAACCGCTACCTTCATGATCCTTGGAAATATCTGTACCCGCAGCTGCGGATTCTGTGCCGTTGCAACAGGCCGCCCTGAACCTGTGGACTGGGATGAACCCCAGCGGGTCGCAGAAGCCATTCACCTCATGAAGGTCAAACACGCGGTGATCACCTCGGTCGACCGGGACGAGATACCCGATGGTGGCTCCATCATCTGGTACAACACGATCAAAGCGGTTAAGACACTCAACCCGGATACCACCCTCGAAACACTGATCCCTGATTTTAAAGGACAAAAAGAGAATATCCTCCGGGTAGCAGAAGCGGCACCTGAAGTGATCAGCCATAATATTGAAACCGTGGAAAGACTCACCCGTCAGGTGCGTATACAGGCTAAATACTGGCGAAGCATGGAAGTGATCAAGACCCTGAAAGAGGCCGGTATCCGCACCAAGAGTGGCATTATGCTCGGATTGGGTGAGAAAAAAGAAGAGGTCATCCAAACACTCCGCGACCTGCGGGATAATGGATGTGATGTGGTCACCATTGGTCAATACCTCCAACCTACCAGCCGACATTTGCCGGTAGATCGTTTTGTACATCCCGATGAATTTGCCGAATACCGCGATCTGGGCTATGAAATGGGCCTGGACTATGTAGAAAGCGGTCCCCTTGTAAGATCCTCCTATCACAGTGAAAAACACGTGTTCCCAGAGATCGGCCGCCGGGAATGGGAAGCAGGCCGGCTTTAA
- a CDS encoding OsmC family protein, protein MTATVLYEGELRTVCTHLKSGSQFETDAPTDNQGKGERFSPTDLVATSLGACMVSIMGIKSRAMGFDLNGISIDVEKIMYADPRRIGELNLTFHIPENLVSLDTKSKTILRNAAETCPVFKSIHPDIKIRVDWGAWS, encoded by the coding sequence ATGACAGCTACGGTTCTTTATGAAGGTGAATTGCGTACGGTTTGTACCCATTTAAAAAGCGGAAGCCAGTTTGAAACAGATGCCCCAACGGATAACCAGGGCAAAGGGGAACGCTTCTCTCCCACCGACCTGGTGGCCACCAGTTTGGGTGCTTGTATGGTCTCTATCATGGGGATAAAGTCCCGCGCGATGGGGTTTGACCTCAATGGCATCAGCATAGATGTAGAGAAGATCATGTATGCGGATCCCCGGCGGATCGGCGAGTTAAATTTAACATTTCATATACCTGAAAATCTGGTTTCATTGGACACCAAATCCAAAACGATCCTGCGAAATGCGGCGGAAACCTGTCCGGTCTTTAAATCCATTCACCCGGATATCAAGATCCGTGTGGATTGGGGGGCCTGGTCCTGA